From Vibrio fortis, a single genomic window includes:
- a CDS encoding DUF3024 domain-containing protein — MSVVQIELSRLLHGAEKLCTSRNQSLPVELGKSLFEECEGGVVFSKAHYLLDSSHSDYTDDVARVVFSPTDAIWLVEVPLDEGSQGDVVLWGPYPYLSRSKDLESILHEIEKDPKAYFWV, encoded by the coding sequence ATGTCGGTAGTACAGATAGAGCTTAGTCGACTTCTACATGGTGCAGAAAAGCTATGCACCTCACGCAACCAAAGTTTGCCCGTTGAGCTAGGAAAATCACTGTTTGAAGAGTGCGAGGGCGGTGTGGTTTTTTCAAAAGCTCACTACCTACTCGATTCATCTCATAGCGACTACACCGATGATGTTGCGAGGGTGGTATTCAGTCCGACCGATGCTATTTGGCTGGTGGAAGTGCCATTAGATGAAGGCTCGCAAGGAGATGTGGTGTTATGGGGGCCTTATCCTTACCTATCTCGTTCAAAGGATTTGGAATCGATTCTCCATGAAATAGAAAAAGACCCAAAAGCTTACTTCTGGGTCTAG